A genomic window from Bacillota bacterium includes:
- a CDS encoding TAXI family TRAP transporter solute-binding subunit, producing MSVVMLVAIATGYSVFGSGCVPNDWRPARSAVTGDDDTHVDTPASRVLVFATGEISGAYNRVGSVLASLWSRNVESLRVVTRSTGGSMANLTMLSRGEVDVAFAASNSAYRAFAGQAPFKEPVRGLRAVAALYPEVFQFIARKESTARSISDLKGLRVAVGSRSGGTHLTFLELLKAHHLDPEDMQLEYLSFSEAVFAMQANMIDVAVVGAGIPTPAIEDMAAMFDIKLLEVDPDRTRGFIKTQPYLTQYRIPAGTYRGVDHDILTIASPALLVTTDRLPDGVVYALAESMFGNVELLRSQPHCKNIQIEAATRGLSIPLHPGAERYYRGALVNTSTTMRP from the coding sequence GTGTCGGTGGTCATGCTCGTCGCGATCGCCACAGGCTACTCCGTGTTCGGGTCCGGGTGCGTACCGAATGACTGGCGCCCCGCCCGGAGCGCTGTCACCGGCGACGATGATACCCATGTCGATACGCCCGCAAGCCGCGTGCTGGTGTTCGCAACCGGCGAGATCTCTGGAGCGTACAACAGGGTGGGGAGCGTACTGGCGTCTCTCTGGTCCCGTAACGTGGAATCGCTCAGGGTCGTGACCCGGTCCACTGGTGGTTCCATGGCAAACCTCACCATGTTGTCGCGGGGCGAGGTCGATGTCGCGTTTGCCGCGTCCAATTCAGCCTACAGGGCGTTCGCGGGTCAGGCGCCGTTCAAGGAGCCGGTCCGGGGGCTCAGGGCAGTCGCCGCGCTGTACCCCGAGGTGTTTCAGTTCATAGCGAGGAAGGAATCCACGGCCAGGTCCATCTCCGACCTGAAAGGCCTTCGCGTGGCAGTGGGCAGCAGATCGGGCGGCACACACCTGACCTTCCTTGAATTATTGAAAGCCCACCACCTCGATCCGGAGGATATGCAGCTCGAGTATCTATCCTTCTCAGAAGCGGTGTTTGCGATGCAGGCAAACATGATAGACGTGGCCGTTGTTGGAGCCGGCATCCCCACGCCCGCAATCGAGGATATGGCTGCCATGTTCGACATTAAGCTCCTGGAGGTGGACCCTGACAGGACCCGCGGGTTCATCAAGACCCAGCCATACCTGACCCAGTACAGGATCCCCGCTGGAACGTACCGTGGAGTGGACCACGACATTCTTACGATAGCATCGCCGGCCCTGCTCGTCACGACGGACCGGCTCCCGGACGGGGTTGTCTACGCGCTGGCTGAATCCATGTTCGGAAACGTGGAGCTCCTGAGGAGCCAACCTCATTGCAAGAACATCCAGATTGAAGCGGCTACCAGGGGGCTATCGATTCCGCTTCACCCGGGGGCTGAGCGCTACTACCGTGGCGCGCTCGTGAATACCTCGACGACGATGAGGCCGTAG
- a CDS encoding DUF1015 domain-containing protein — translation MPELLPFEGVHFNPDRVGGDLGPVLSPPYDVVGEEDARRLEAQHPYNCVRLELCIPPADPPPARYNEAAARWSSWRHEGILVRDPVPSLYVYRHSFLHGGCRLVRTALVGRLGGGVMPHEETMTAPREDRLHLLRACRAQFSPILALYEDPRGRVASQVEAVLSGRSPDLVAQLGGEELRVWRLDDRALVNSVVAALAPLRAVIADGHHRYESVGRFAWERTGRDGRAAVLAALVSTGDPGLVVLPTHRLVRSAGTAQRLIDAVSGVFGSAGEVAPMAAPAGDKRWPAKGAAFLESLAESGGSKTTLVAASRDRAWAISSDRDTAGVLELVDRVVDGVLGVEGAPGGSPVVEYTRDATSAVQEVLSGRAEIAFLVPSVSVDEVFRKACQGYRFPRKTTYFYPKVPAGLVMCDLELPRSTGHR, via the coding sequence GTGCCGGAGTTGCTTCCATTTGAAGGGGTTCATTTCAATCCTGACCGGGTGGGCGGGGACCTCGGTCCGGTTCTCTCCCCGCCGTACGACGTGGTTGGCGAAGAGGACGCCCGGCGCCTGGAGGCGCAGCACCCGTACAACTGCGTTCGCCTGGAATTGTGCATTCCTCCGGCGGACCCTCCTCCGGCGAGGTACAATGAAGCCGCCGCAAGGTGGTCATCGTGGCGCCATGAGGGCATCCTCGTGCGTGACCCAGTGCCGTCCCTGTACGTGTACCGGCACTCGTTCCTGCATGGCGGCTGCCGTCTTGTGAGGACGGCCCTGGTGGGTCGCCTTGGAGGAGGGGTAATGCCGCACGAGGAGACTATGACCGCCCCCAGGGAGGATCGCCTGCACCTCTTGCGTGCCTGCAGGGCGCAGTTCAGTCCCATCCTTGCGCTGTACGAGGACCCTCGTGGACGGGTGGCGTCCCAGGTGGAGGCCGTGTTGAGTGGGCGATCCCCCGACCTGGTGGCGCAGCTCGGGGGCGAGGAGTTGCGGGTCTGGCGCCTGGACGATCGGGCGCTGGTTAACAGCGTGGTGGCAGCCCTCGCCCCGCTGCGGGCCGTGATTGCAGATGGCCACCATCGCTATGAATCAGTGGGGCGGTTTGCATGGGAGAGGACGGGCCGTGACGGCCGCGCGGCCGTCCTTGCTGCGCTGGTTTCCACGGGCGACCCCGGGCTGGTGGTTCTGCCCACACATCGTCTGGTGCGCTCTGCGGGGACTGCCCAGCGGCTTATCGATGCTGTGTCCGGCGTCTTCGGTAGCGCGGGAGAGGTTGCCCCTATGGCTGCTCCCGCTGGCGACAAACGATGGCCAGCCAAGGGGGCGGCTTTCCTGGAATCGCTGGCCGAATCGGGTGGCTCGAAGACAACGCTGGTAGCGGCGAGCAGGGACCGCGCGTGGGCCATTTCCAGCGATCGCGACACTGCCGGAGTCCTGGAGTTGGTGGATCGTGTTGTGGACGGCGTCCTCGGGGTGGAGGGCGCGCCAGGAGGAAGCCCGGTGGTCGAGTATACGCGGGATGCCACGTCGGCGGTGCAGGAGGTCCTTTCTGGGCGGGCTGAGATCGCGTTTCTCGTGCCATCTGTCTCGGTGGATGAGGTTTTCCGGAAAGCCTGCCAGGGTTATCGATTCCCGCGCAAGACTACCTATTTCTATCCCAAGGTGCCGGCTGGTCTCGTCATGTGCGATCTGGAGTTGCCCCGGTCTACTGGACACCGCTAG